One window of Chrysiogenia bacterium genomic DNA carries:
- a CDS encoding TonB family protein — MDLGNGLYIDDVASIGPNDQLPDRVLDPMGYRTPETIAATVRRYNSGFKVLYNRLLRENPNVRAGSVRVIFSIDPTGLVHDVSILSSDFSDCPEFETELIKRIPRIKFAPVPGDSDSVVEFPLRFSPGTFRRFDSPATVQ, encoded by the coding sequence TTGGATTTGGGTAACGGTCTTTATATCGATGACGTGGCCAGCATCGGGCCAAACGATCAGCTACCTGACCGGGTGCTCGATCCAATGGGATATCGTACGCCAGAGACGATTGCCGCGACGGTTCGTCGATACAACTCGGGTTTCAAGGTTCTGTATAACCGCTTACTGAGAGAGAACCCCAACGTCCGAGCAGGTTCGGTCCGTGTAATTTTCAGTATTGACCCAACTGGTCTGGTTCATGACGTTTCAATCCTAAGCTCTGATTTCTCAGACTGCCCTGAATTCGAGACTGAATTGATCAAGCGGATTCCCCGGATCAAGTTTGCGCCGGTGCCGGGAGACTCAGATTCCGTCGTCGAGTTTCCACTCCGGTTCAGTCCTGGCACGTTTAGGCGCTTTGATTCCCCGGCCACAGTTCAGTGA